The following proteins are encoded in a genomic region of Hymenobacter siberiensis:
- a CDS encoding carboxy terminal-processing peptidase, producing MQFPRFKLGLYSTSVLALLGLASYSVYQGTPTRDQVVLGVMMQGLNQLHYQPEKIDDQFSQRVYDLYIKRIDVNKQLLLVPEVAQLSQFKTKIDDEIRGGSHEFLDATSQLLAKRMPEIQVLYRQLLAQPFDFSVQESWETDPTKATYAANAAEQREQWRKMLKYQTLARLSEMMDEEAKKKDKPLAANKVGASPATTTDKTRTPAEMEAEARKRVLKYYDDVFIDQLQTDANDRLAVFAEAIANSYDPHTDYFAPIARENFDITMSGRLEGTGAQLQEDGGKLKVVDIVAGSASSRQGELKVGDLILRVAQGAAEPVSVEGMRFDKAVKLIRGPKGTEVRLTVRKPDGATQVIPIIRDVVVIEETYAQSALIKQGGRTYGYLNLPGFYADFSGKGGRSSAADVKAELAKLSKENVAGVVLDLRYNGGGSLRDAVDMGGLFVPTGPMVQVKTSRGPAQPVADTDPAVQYAGPLVVLVNKYSASASEILAAAMQDYQRAIILGSTTYGKGTVQQVFDLDNAVNAQASGLKPLGSLKLTIQKFYRVNGGSTQFKGVTPDITVPDALASFAKGEQESEYPLPWDEIAPAAFQPTNTLPALATLKANSAARVAASPGFKLITEAAQRATARQKQTMLSLNLAAYRTQQVEARAINKQQTAAQNALAVLDVAALPADARPASDSTAAKRLARFLKPLRKDPALAEAVAVIGDELK from the coding sequence ATGCAATTCCCCCGCTTCAAACTGGGATTATATTCCACCTCCGTGCTGGCCCTGCTGGGGCTGGCTTCCTATTCCGTGTACCAGGGCACACCGACGCGTGACCAGGTAGTGCTCGGCGTGATGATGCAGGGCCTGAACCAGCTTCATTACCAGCCCGAAAAGATTGACGACCAGTTTTCGCAACGTGTGTACGACTTGTATATCAAGCGCATAGATGTGAACAAGCAGCTGCTGCTGGTGCCGGAAGTGGCCCAGCTCAGCCAGTTCAAAACCAAAATTGACGATGAGATACGCGGCGGCAGCCACGAGTTTCTGGATGCTACGAGCCAGCTGCTGGCCAAGCGCATGCCCGAGATTCAGGTGCTTTACCGCCAGCTGCTGGCCCAGCCCTTCGATTTTTCGGTGCAGGAAAGCTGGGAAACCGACCCCACCAAGGCCACCTACGCCGCCAATGCCGCCGAGCAGCGCGAGCAGTGGCGCAAGATGCTGAAGTACCAGACCCTGGCCCGCCTCTCGGAAATGATGGACGAGGAGGCCAAGAAGAAGGACAAACCACTGGCTGCCAACAAAGTTGGTGCCTCGCCAGCCACCACCACCGACAAAACCCGCACGCCCGCCGAGATGGAGGCCGAGGCCCGCAAGCGCGTGCTGAAATACTACGACGACGTATTTATCGACCAGCTGCAAACCGATGCTAACGACCGCCTGGCCGTCTTCGCCGAGGCCATTGCCAACAGCTACGACCCGCACACGGACTATTTCGCACCCATTGCCCGCGAAAACTTCGACATCACTATGAGCGGCCGTCTGGAGGGCACGGGCGCGCAGTTGCAGGAAGACGGCGGCAAGCTGAAAGTGGTCGACATCGTGGCCGGCTCGGCTTCGTCGCGGCAGGGCGAGCTGAAAGTGGGCGACCTCATCCTACGCGTGGCGCAGGGGGCCGCCGAGCCCGTGAGCGTGGAAGGCATGCGCTTCGATAAGGCCGTGAAGCTCATTCGCGGGCCGAAGGGCACGGAGGTGCGCCTCACGGTGCGCAAGCCCGACGGGGCTACCCAGGTCATCCCTATCATCCGGGATGTGGTGGTAATTGAGGAAACCTACGCCCAGTCGGCCCTCATCAAGCAGGGCGGCCGCACGTATGGCTACCTCAACCTGCCCGGTTTCTACGCCGATTTCAGCGGCAAGGGCGGCCGCAGCAGCGCCGCCGACGTGAAGGCTGAGCTGGCCAAGCTCAGCAAGGAAAACGTGGCCGGCGTGGTGCTCGACCTGCGCTACAACGGCGGCGGCTCGCTGCGCGACGCCGTGGACATGGGCGGCCTGTTTGTGCCCACCGGCCCCATGGTGCAGGTGAAAACCAGCCGTGGCCCGGCCCAGCCCGTGGCCGATACCGACCCCGCCGTGCAGTATGCCGGCCCACTGGTGGTGCTGGTGAACAAGTACAGCGCCTCGGCTTCCGAGATTCTGGCGGCCGCCATGCAGGACTACCAACGCGCCATCATCTTGGGCAGCACTACCTATGGCAAAGGCACGGTGCAGCAGGTATTTGACCTGGACAATGCCGTGAACGCGCAGGCCAGCGGCCTCAAGCCCCTGGGCTCGCTCAAGCTCACCATCCAGAAATTCTACCGCGTGAATGGCGGCTCGACCCAGTTTAAGGGCGTGACGCCCGACATTACGGTGCCCGATGCCCTGGCTTCCTTCGCCAAGGGCGAGCAGGAATCGGAATACCCGCTGCCCTGGGATGAGATTGCGCCCGCCGCGTTTCAGCCTACCAATACCCTGCCGGCCCTGGCCACGCTGAAGGCCAACAGCGCCGCCCGCGTGGCCGCCAGCCCCGGCTTCAAGCTCATTACCGAGGCCGCCCAGCGCGCCACCGCCCGCCAGAAGCAAACCATGCTGTCGCTGAACCTGGCCGCTTACCGC